A genomic stretch from Neodiprion fabricii isolate iyNeoFabr1 chromosome 3, iyNeoFabr1.1, whole genome shotgun sequence includes:
- the LOC124178012 gene encoding oxysterol-binding protein 1 isoform X1: MGDIKAQHGAQDMKGWLFKWTNYLKGYQRRWFVLSNGLLSYYRAEPTGGPKISMRRRRRGGRASENQAEMAHTCRGTISLHGALIHTVDPCTFVVSNGGTQTFHIKAATEIERQQWVTALELAKAKAIQAMESEEDEEDYQDNDNQKAEHASIVKDLTDRLEDLQTCNDLITKRGTALQRALNELETLDVSSNVSPKIKTVNERAALFRFASSTMINKCSDYLNLAQQQGHKWQKLLQHEREQKLRLEEMVEQLARQHSHLEQAAQHALPPASGPSGHRSSHAPVHASPSEDEEDNAEFYDAQESDTFTLNIPGVASGHSTSRDRDRTDSQGSDDGSSSEGDPANPSPGPDSAANNSFHILTDPSVSASKSSDTNSTSELATTAWNSNNGTEAAASTGMTVSKRQRRTRVPVKPNYPLNLWSIMKNCIGKELSKIPMPVNFSEPLSMLQRLTEDYEYAEILDRAAECEDSCEQMAYVAAFTVSSYSTTASRTGKPFNPLLGETYECDRTDDLGWRAISEQVSHHPPMVAQYCEGRKWRCWQEFTMASKFRGKYLQVIPLGTAHLEFIGTSQHYTWRKVTTTVHNIIVGKLWVDQSGDMDIVNHHDGTKCHLKYIPYSYFSRDSQRKVKGVVMDANNVVRWVVQGTWDTKIEVAPVISSSGTPDNPVYKTGPYSLAWKRRMPPEDCEKYYSFTELACQLNEPEDGVAPTDSRLRPDQRLMENGLWDEANAHKLRLEDKQRAVRRSREADAEKAAAEGLPYEGYEPIWFKKQRDQFTDSLCHIYTGEYWECKNKGDWTRCPNIF, translated from the exons ATGGGTGACATAAAAGCGCAGCATGGTGCGCAAGATATGAAGGGCTGGCTGTTTAAGTGGACTAATTACCTGAAAGGTTACCAAAGAAGATGGTTCGTGCTGTCAAATGGCCTTCTGTCATACtacag GGCTGAACCAACGGGGGGGCCAAAGATATCGATGCGACGCAGGCGGAGAGGTGGCAGAGCCTCCGA GAACCAGGCAGAAATGGCGCATACGTGTCGGGGTACCATATCATTGCACGGGGCCTTAATCCATACTGTCGATCCGTGCACCTTTGTTGTGAGCAATGGAGGGACACAGACATTTCATATAAAAGCAGCTACAGAGATTGAACGCCAGCAATGGGTCACTGCGTTGGAATTAGCAAAAGCCAAAGCTATTCAAGCAATGGAGTCAG AAGAAGATGAGGAAGATTATCAAGACAATGACAATCAAAAAGCTGAGCATGCCTCCATCGTTAAAGATCTAACTGACCGCTTGGAAGACTTACAGACTTGTAATGATCTAATAACTAAACGGGGTACTGCCTTGCAGCGGGCTTTGAATGAGCTTGAAACTCTGGATGTTTCGTCTAATGTTTCTCCCAAGATAAAAACAGTTAATGAGCGTGCAGCTCTTTTCCGATTTGCTTCAAGCACGATGATTAAT AAATGTTCCGACTATCTCAATCTTGCCCAACAACAAGGACACAAGTGGCAAAAGTTGTTGCAACATGAACGCGAACAAAAATTACGGTTAGAAGAAATGGTAGAGCAGCTTGCAAGGCAACATTCTCATTTGGAACAAGCGGCTCAGCATGCTTTACCTCCAGCTTCAGGACCTAGTGGACATAGATCTTCTC ACGCCCCAGTGCATGCCTCTCCGTCGGAGGACGAAGAAGATAACGCTGAGTTCTACGATGCCCAGGAATCAGATACATTTACCTTAAACATTCCTGGAGTAGCAAGTGGACACTCCACATCGAGGGATCGCGATCGTACGGATTCCCAAGGTAGTGATGATGGTTCAAGCTCTGAGGGTGATCCAGCTAATCCATCTCCCGGTCCTGACTCAGCTGCTAATAACTCGTTCCATATTCTGACTGATCCATCTGTTTCGGCATCTAAATCGAGTGATACAAACTCCACAAGCGAACTGGCTACT ACGGCTTGGAATTCTAACAATGGCACCGAAGCAGCAGCTAGCACCGGGATGACAGTCTCAAAAAGACAACGTCGAACTAGGGTACCTGTTAAACCTAACTATCCACTAAATCTCTGGAGCATAATGAAGAATTGCATCGGAAAAGAACTTTCAAAGATCCCAATGCCTGTAAATTTTTCCGAACCACTCAGTATGTTACAACGCCTTACAGAGGATTATGAATATGCAGAAATACTCGATAG AGCTGCAGAATGTGAAGATAGTTGCGAACAAATGGCATATGTCGCAGCATTTACGGTTTCGAGTTACTCAACAACAGCTTCTCGAACGGGGAAACCGTTTAACCCTTTGCTAGGTGAGACATATGAATGCGATCGTACTGATGATCTTGGATGGCGAGCTATTTCCGAGCAGGTATCCCATCATCCACCAATGGTAGCACAGTACTGTGAAGGGCGAAAGTGGCGTTGTTGGCAGGAGTTCACAATGGCTTCGAAATTTCGTGGAAAATATCTACAG GTTATTCCCTTGGGTACGGCTCATTTAGAGTTCATTGGAACCTCACAGCACTACACATGGAGGAAAGTAACGACCACTGTGCATAATATTATAGTTGGAAAATTGTGGGTTGACCAAAGTGGGGACATGGATATTGTTAACCATCATGACGGTACGAAATGCCATCTGAAGTACATACCATATTCGTACTTTTCGCGCGATAGCCAACGCAAAGTAAAAGGGGTTGTAATGGATGCGAACAACGTTGTTAGATGGGTTGTGCAAGGAACTTGGGATACTAAAATAGAAGTTGCTCCCGTTATAAGTTCTTCCGGCACCCCTGATAATCCTGTTTATAAAACTGGTCCTTACAGTCTTGCTTGGAAACGACGTATGCCGCC TGAGGACTGTGAGAAATACTACTCATTTACGGAACTGGCTTGTCAGCTGAACGAACCAGAAGATGGTGTTGCACCCACTGATTCACGGCTACGTCCCGATCAACGATTAATGGAGAATGGACTCTGGGATGAGGCGAACGCTCATAAGTTACGGCTAGAGGATAAACAACGAGCAGTTCGACGAAGCCGTGAGGCAGATGCCGAAAAAGCTGCGGCAGAAG GTCTACCATATGAGGGGTACGAGCCCATTTGGTTCAAGAAGCAGAGAGATCAATTTACAGACAGCTTATGTCACATTTATACCGGGGAATACTGGGAATGTAAAAACAAGGGCGACTGGACACGGTGCCCCAACATATTTTAG
- the LOC124178012 gene encoding oxysterol-binding protein 1 isoform X2 yields MGDIKAQHGAQDMKGWLFKWTNYLKGYQRRWFVLSNGLLSYYRAEPTGGPKISMRRRRRGGRASENQAEMAHTCRGTISLHGALIHTVDPCTFVVSNGGTQTFHIKAATEIERQQWVTALELAKAKAIQAMESEDEEDYQDNDNQKAEHASIVKDLTDRLEDLQTCNDLITKRGTALQRALNELETLDVSSNVSPKIKTVNERAALFRFASSTMINKCSDYLNLAQQQGHKWQKLLQHEREQKLRLEEMVEQLARQHSHLEQAAQHALPPASGPSGHRSSHAPVHASPSEDEEDNAEFYDAQESDTFTLNIPGVASGHSTSRDRDRTDSQGSDDGSSSEGDPANPSPGPDSAANNSFHILTDPSVSASKSSDTNSTSELATTAWNSNNGTEAAASTGMTVSKRQRRTRVPVKPNYPLNLWSIMKNCIGKELSKIPMPVNFSEPLSMLQRLTEDYEYAEILDRAAECEDSCEQMAYVAAFTVSSYSTTASRTGKPFNPLLGETYECDRTDDLGWRAISEQVSHHPPMVAQYCEGRKWRCWQEFTMASKFRGKYLQVIPLGTAHLEFIGTSQHYTWRKVTTTVHNIIVGKLWVDQSGDMDIVNHHDGTKCHLKYIPYSYFSRDSQRKVKGVVMDANNVVRWVVQGTWDTKIEVAPVISSSGTPDNPVYKTGPYSLAWKRRMPPEDCEKYYSFTELACQLNEPEDGVAPTDSRLRPDQRLMENGLWDEANAHKLRLEDKQRAVRRSREADAEKAAAEGLPYEGYEPIWFKKQRDQFTDSLCHIYTGEYWECKNKGDWTRCPNIF; encoded by the exons ATGGGTGACATAAAAGCGCAGCATGGTGCGCAAGATATGAAGGGCTGGCTGTTTAAGTGGACTAATTACCTGAAAGGTTACCAAAGAAGATGGTTCGTGCTGTCAAATGGCCTTCTGTCATACtacag GGCTGAACCAACGGGGGGGCCAAAGATATCGATGCGACGCAGGCGGAGAGGTGGCAGAGCCTCCGA GAACCAGGCAGAAATGGCGCATACGTGTCGGGGTACCATATCATTGCACGGGGCCTTAATCCATACTGTCGATCCGTGCACCTTTGTTGTGAGCAATGGAGGGACACAGACATTTCATATAAAAGCAGCTACAGAGATTGAACGCCAGCAATGGGTCACTGCGTTGGAATTAGCAAAAGCCAAAGCTATTCAAGCAATGGAGTCAG AAGATGAGGAAGATTATCAAGACAATGACAATCAAAAAGCTGAGCATGCCTCCATCGTTAAAGATCTAACTGACCGCTTGGAAGACTTACAGACTTGTAATGATCTAATAACTAAACGGGGTACTGCCTTGCAGCGGGCTTTGAATGAGCTTGAAACTCTGGATGTTTCGTCTAATGTTTCTCCCAAGATAAAAACAGTTAATGAGCGTGCAGCTCTTTTCCGATTTGCTTCAAGCACGATGATTAAT AAATGTTCCGACTATCTCAATCTTGCCCAACAACAAGGACACAAGTGGCAAAAGTTGTTGCAACATGAACGCGAACAAAAATTACGGTTAGAAGAAATGGTAGAGCAGCTTGCAAGGCAACATTCTCATTTGGAACAAGCGGCTCAGCATGCTTTACCTCCAGCTTCAGGACCTAGTGGACATAGATCTTCTC ACGCCCCAGTGCATGCCTCTCCGTCGGAGGACGAAGAAGATAACGCTGAGTTCTACGATGCCCAGGAATCAGATACATTTACCTTAAACATTCCTGGAGTAGCAAGTGGACACTCCACATCGAGGGATCGCGATCGTACGGATTCCCAAGGTAGTGATGATGGTTCAAGCTCTGAGGGTGATCCAGCTAATCCATCTCCCGGTCCTGACTCAGCTGCTAATAACTCGTTCCATATTCTGACTGATCCATCTGTTTCGGCATCTAAATCGAGTGATACAAACTCCACAAGCGAACTGGCTACT ACGGCTTGGAATTCTAACAATGGCACCGAAGCAGCAGCTAGCACCGGGATGACAGTCTCAAAAAGACAACGTCGAACTAGGGTACCTGTTAAACCTAACTATCCACTAAATCTCTGGAGCATAATGAAGAATTGCATCGGAAAAGAACTTTCAAAGATCCCAATGCCTGTAAATTTTTCCGAACCACTCAGTATGTTACAACGCCTTACAGAGGATTATGAATATGCAGAAATACTCGATAG AGCTGCAGAATGTGAAGATAGTTGCGAACAAATGGCATATGTCGCAGCATTTACGGTTTCGAGTTACTCAACAACAGCTTCTCGAACGGGGAAACCGTTTAACCCTTTGCTAGGTGAGACATATGAATGCGATCGTACTGATGATCTTGGATGGCGAGCTATTTCCGAGCAGGTATCCCATCATCCACCAATGGTAGCACAGTACTGTGAAGGGCGAAAGTGGCGTTGTTGGCAGGAGTTCACAATGGCTTCGAAATTTCGTGGAAAATATCTACAG GTTATTCCCTTGGGTACGGCTCATTTAGAGTTCATTGGAACCTCACAGCACTACACATGGAGGAAAGTAACGACCACTGTGCATAATATTATAGTTGGAAAATTGTGGGTTGACCAAAGTGGGGACATGGATATTGTTAACCATCATGACGGTACGAAATGCCATCTGAAGTACATACCATATTCGTACTTTTCGCGCGATAGCCAACGCAAAGTAAAAGGGGTTGTAATGGATGCGAACAACGTTGTTAGATGGGTTGTGCAAGGAACTTGGGATACTAAAATAGAAGTTGCTCCCGTTATAAGTTCTTCCGGCACCCCTGATAATCCTGTTTATAAAACTGGTCCTTACAGTCTTGCTTGGAAACGACGTATGCCGCC TGAGGACTGTGAGAAATACTACTCATTTACGGAACTGGCTTGTCAGCTGAACGAACCAGAAGATGGTGTTGCACCCACTGATTCACGGCTACGTCCCGATCAACGATTAATGGAGAATGGACTCTGGGATGAGGCGAACGCTCATAAGTTACGGCTAGAGGATAAACAACGAGCAGTTCGACGAAGCCGTGAGGCAGATGCCGAAAAAGCTGCGGCAGAAG GTCTACCATATGAGGGGTACGAGCCCATTTGGTTCAAGAAGCAGAGAGATCAATTTACAGACAGCTTATGTCACATTTATACCGGGGAATACTGGGAATGTAAAAACAAGGGCGACTGGACACGGTGCCCCAACATATTTTAG